The proteins below come from a single Garra rufa chromosome 25, GarRuf1.0, whole genome shotgun sequence genomic window:
- the LOC141301285 gene encoding DENN domain-containing protein 2A yields the protein MPSASTMTGGRALLLCTNTEDCIYQSANGLHCCGLKLDQAQSVVPKRPDLCGVGDSLSSLSNLNRSPGDTIMLAQNGLGGCSKSPKTPLGLKSTASIRDKISQWEGKTETTGSNTQSVGVKETEGGKKVQPEVQRKDSKRLSNWERQNCGKENGSKFGEPLHTSEGPVKDREWILDKAPLGKTTETGQDKKSVLTHIKKLEKAMKETPSKASLSMPGNYFCPASKEEQEEAERRHTEPIFGTLDVVRSGSRIRSRDSENVYSEPGAPSINPLPKPQRTFQHHTQTNNPAANHGFVKGKRNLPPLPSIPPPPLPSCPPPQGICRRPSGRARDTNNRKSYEFEDLLQSTAEGCRADLYELSKLGLTRTLSEENVYEDILDPPSKENPYEDIELESRCLGSKYPVSSSPSSPIPDTPSKLSSKPGFFRQNSERRSFKLLELRKTGRDGGIASPSRVSPPSTPSSPDDTPCLSGDPYNRRRRKIPKMVQKINGIFEARRGKKRMKRVSQSTDSSSGRVTDENSESESDTEEKLKAHSQRLVSVQSMLRQTGRYRTLERDLMELQERKLFEYFLVVALHKTKAGVPYLPEVTQQFPLKLERSFKFMREAEDQLKVIPQFCFPDAKDWAPVDNFPSETFSFVLTGEDGSRRFGYCRRLLPSGKGRRLPEVYCIVSRLGCFDLFSKELLIRADRPLRLQHHC from the exons GCTCCACTGCTGTGGATTGAAGCTTGACCAGGCCCAATCTGTGGTGCCTAAGCGGCCAGACCTGTGTGGGGTCGGGGACAGCCTCTCGTCTCTGAGCAACCTCAACCGAAGCCCAGGAGACACCATCATGCTTGCCCAAAATGGTCTGGGTGGTTGCAGCAAGTCCCCCAAAACTCCCTTAGGACTTAAAAGCACTGCCAGCATTCGGGACAAGATATCCCAGTGGGAAGGTAAAACAGAGACCACCGGGTCAAACACCCAATCAGTGGGAGTGAAGGAGACTGAAGGTGGAAAGAAGGTACAGCCAGAGGTACAAAGAAAAGACAGCAAGCGACTCTCCAACTGGGAGAGACAAAACTGTGGCAAAGAGAACGGGAGTAAGTTTGGAGAACCTCTGCACACTTCTGAGGGACCTGTGAAGGATAGGGAATGGATTTTGGACAAAGCCCCACTGGGGAAAACAACAGAAACTGGTCAGGACAAAAAGTCGGTGTTGACGCACATTAAAAAACTTGAGAAAGCGATGAAGGAGACTCCATCCAAAGCATCCTTGTCTATGCCAGGCAATTATTTCTGTCCAGCTTCCAAAGAGGAGCAGGAAGAAGCAGAGAGGAGGCACACGGAGCCAATCTTTGGGACTCTGGATGTTGTAAGATCCGGCAGCCGGATTCGAAGTCGGGACTCCGAGAATGTCTACAGTGAACCTGGAGCTCCTTCCATTAACCCTTTGCCaaaaccacaaagaacctttcaacaccacacacagacaaacaACCCTGCAGCCAACCATGGTTTCGTCAAGGGTAAACGAAACCTTCCTCCTTTACCTTCCATACCTCCCCCACCCCTTCCATCCTGTCCTCCACCACAAGGGATCTGTAGAAGACCATCTGGGCGAGCTCGAGACACTAATAACAG GAAGTCCTACGAGTTTGAAGATCTTCTACAGTCGACAGCAGAAGGTTGTCGAGCAGATCTCTATGAGCTATCTAAGCTAGGCCTCACTCGCACTTTATCGGAGGAGAATGTGTACGAGGATATCCTAG ACCCTCCATCGAAGGAGAACCCGTATGAAGACATAGAGTTGGAAAGTCGCTGTCTTGGGAGCAAATATCCCGTTTCTTCTTCCCCTTCCTCTCCCATTCCTGACACCCCATCCAAG CTCTCCTCCAAACCTGGATTCTTCAGGCAGAATTCAGAGCGACGTAGTTTCAAGCTATTGGAGCTGCGCAAGACCGGCAGAGATGGCGGCATCGCGTCCCCGTCGCGAGTCAGCCCTCCATCAACTCCCAGCAGCCCGGACGACACCCCATGTCTGTCGGGGGACCCTTACAACCGGCGGCGGAGGAAAATTCCAAAG ATGGTGCAGAAAATCAACGGCATCTTTGAGGCCCGTAGGGGAAAGAAGAGGATGAAAAGGGTCTCGCAGTCAACCGATTCCAGTTCAGGAAGAG TGACAGACGAAAACAGCGAGTCTGAAAGTGACACAGAAGAGAAGCTAAAGG CTCACAGTCAGAGATTAGTGTCGGTCCAGTCTATGCTGAGACAAACCGGTCGATATCGCACTCTGGAGCGAGACTTAATGGAGCTTCAGGAGAGGAAGTTGTTTGAGTACTTCCTGGTTGTGGCTCTTCATAAAACCAAAGCTGGTGTGCCATATTTACCAGAAGTCACACAGCAGTTCCCTCTCAAG TTGGAACGAAGCTTCAAGTTTATGCGAGAGGCTGAAGACCAGCTGAAAGTCATTCCGCAATTCTGTTTCCCTGACGCTAAAGACTGGGCACCTGTGGACAATTTCCCCAG TGAAACGTTCTCGTTTGTCTTGACCGGGGAAGATGGGAGCCGAAGATTTGGCTACTGTCGACGTTTACTG CCCAGCGGTAAAGGAAGGCGCCTACCTGAAGTGTACTGCATTGTGAGCAGGCTAGGCTGTTTTGATCTGTTCTCTAAG